One part of the Vicia villosa cultivar HV-30 ecotype Madison, WI linkage group LG6, Vvil1.0, whole genome shotgun sequence genome encodes these proteins:
- the LOC131615015 gene encoding protein MAIN-LIKE 2-like has translation MNLTHVSLHNCPDSITAFQRSPLLAKREAILALQERWRPETHTFHLPIGECTITLEDVYMLLGLPIDGKAVNGSVQHANSMCERVLGRDLVVPTQGSRGQGISLVSLRDYYDELVLMDNFTEEHVWLMTKVYIMLMFGKLLFPESTGNTVNFFYLSKFDSISKIRKYSWGSAVLAMLYQSLCKNAVAEKCTFYGCAFLLQVWGWWRMPTLSPVGRNNYTFPYATRFCGPKLDYSKNPRGSVVLYRDLIDHLRAEDVLSLNFYMII, from the exons atgaatttgacgcATGTTTCGCTCCATAATTGTCCGGATTCTATAACTGCATTCCAACGCTCACCTCTTCTTGCGAAAAGAGAAGCCATCCTTGCCTTACAAGAGCGATGGAGGCCTGAAACCCACACGTTTCATCTTCCAATAGGTGAGTGTACTATTACTCTAGAGGATGTTTATATGTTACTTGGTCTGCCCATTGATGGCAAGGCTGTTAATGGATCTGTTCAACATGCTAATTCAATGTGTGAGAGAGTGTTGGGAAGAGATCTAGTTGTGCCTACTCAAGGTTCAAGAGGCCAGGGTATCAGTCTGGTCTCCCTTAGAGATTACTATGATGAACTCGTCTTGATGGACAACTTTACTGAGGAGCATGTTTGGTTAATGACTAAGGTTTATATAATGTTGATGTTTGGTAAACTTTTATTCCCGGAGTCGACAGGTAACACTGTCAACTTTTTCTATTTAAGTAAATTTGACAGTATTAGCAAGATTAggaaatatagttgggggtccgccgttttggcgatgttataccagtctctttgtaagaacgcggttgccgagaagtgcaccttctatggatgtgcgttcctcctacaagtatggggttggtggagaaTGCCGACGCTGTCCCCGGTAGGCAGGAACAACTACACGTTCCCTTATGCAACAAG GTTCTGTGGTCCTAAATTGGATTACAGTAAGAATCCGAGGGGGAGTGTTGTTTTATATCGGGACCTAATTGATCACCTCCGAGCTGAAGATGTATTATCCCTAAACTTTTATATGATCATATAG